tcattacatGTTGAAAGGTCAGTAAGTTTGAAAAATCTTCTCAATACCAAAATtagattatatttttaacaaacaaatattcctGCTTTTCCTTAAAGTCTGATTTcgtgttttcaaattcaataaaaaacatacttgaattaattgaaaaaagggGACACATTTTCGAGTGAAATAATggtacaaaattaattgtttactatttaaaaaatctaaattagGCATGTTCAAATTCAGTTCAAAACCATCCCCCATAAACTCATATAAATCTCAATTCATACTTTCCAGGGATAAGTAATGAACTTGGACTTCTTTcaaagcttatttaaaaaataaaactggacTTGCAATCggtgtttttttctaatatcggtctttattttgaatgatattcgaaaaacttgaaattctgATTATTTAtggttcttcgtttgattttataagaagtttttaaaaagaattgaatGTAATACTTTCAGGGTTTCTTAAAATGCGttacaaagttaattttaagtgctGATTTCAAATCTGAGTTTCCATTTTATGTATCTgcttaagtttgaaaaataccaattattttatttattttctgttatatTTCCAAACGACCGaatcttaagaaaaattacttttaaaccaCTTAAGCATAAATTTGGTCTGCATTTCTTCGAGATTTCTTTAAGACAGGTAAAGAAATAATAACTTATGATTTGATGATTGAAAGTAGGCACTATAGATTTAAAATCCATctagaattttattgaaaaaagtcttaaaaaaagacagtaaatatgtgtttattgttttatagtttagtttagtttatttcatcaaacagAGTACAACCCTTACAGACtactttaaaaagttaatataataaaaaattaaaatatatgtacctacaaaaataataataaataataatggtaGCAATAGATAAatcttaattataaaacaaactgtGACAACAAATCAGAAATtacattctttttaaaaacatctctTGAAATATCAGAAAAAATATCTACAAGCCCAAGAACAGAATTCGTTTCATTATAATTTCTTCTATGAAAATTCTCTGAAAATTAGAGCGGAGAGTCCttgatggaaaataaaaaagtattcgttctaacaaaaaaaaacatttgataggattgcttattaaagtatttacaaacaataatattttctaattaCTTCAAGCGTTTGAATGTTGATCAACAGGCATCTAGATGAATAAGAACGTACATCcatattccaatttaatttaaagcatgCATAAAACTTTTCTATTTTAGAAGAATGGGTGATATAAAAGGGGTTCCAAACTATGCTGCAATATTCCAGTACCGAAAACAAGTGCAATACATACTGATTTGAGGATGTAGGGGTCGGAAAAATACCTAGAGTTTCTTCTGATAAACCCTAGAATCCCATTACCTTTACTGAATATGTAATCTATGTGCTTATTAAACGAAAGCTTTTCATCCAATATAACTCCCAAAACCTTTTTATCCGCAACCCTATCTAAACTCGTATCAAATATGATAGGTGTTTTTTTCTACATTCAGGAACAACTTGTTGGATTCACACCATACGGCCAGTTTTTTGATATCCTCTTGAAGATACAGACAGTCTGTAGAAGATTTTATTAGCCGGGAAATCTTGACACCATCGGCATACATAAGATACTTcgaatgtttaaattttaccgGAATGTTATTTATGATTAGGATAAATAACAAGGGGCCAATATGacttccttgcggaacacctgAAGTTACATCAATACTTTTGGATTTAAACTTtcccaattttacaaattgaacccgattttttaaataggaagaaatccatttttaacttcctataggaagttattgtaatgggtccgatttgtcaaattgaaaattttgacatttctcgacgtttcaaggtctctagagtcgaaacaaaagatttttagaaagataccTGTTCGTGTGTACGTtctttcgtacgtccgtacgttcgcgacgtttttatgtcgtccaaagctcaagaaccagaagagatatcgatttcaaataaattttgttatatctacagataataaggcagatagatgcagaaagggctctcaagaaaattgcgtgggtgttttttttacaatagcagcttgaaaaaaggtgaacattttggttaaccctaaatatcttacgaagcaaaaacgctagagacttgaattaaattgtatataatgtactgtaacgtgatatcaaagaagtatattttttgaagaaaaaatccgtttaacggttttttttatgaatcaaaaagactgaaaaaaaaattgttacctacaaaattttacgacttaaatatgatttcatctccaaaacaattttgtgcaacaaaaaataatgcttttcacatctgatataattttaagaaaaattgaattgacagtttttttataaaaaataaaaattaaaaaaaacattactcaaagttggtaaaaattgaatatcgattcaaatatcttttcaaaaacttaaaatttaggcttcaagttttttttatcttataagaaatattgttttcaacattctgaaaattggtgagaaaaatcgaattgactgtttttttacaaaaaataaaaacctaaacaaaattaataaagttggtaaaaattgatttttgactcaaatatcttttcaaaactttgagatattggctttattttgcttttatctttgaaaaaatattgttatcaacattcagtaaaattttgaaaaaatcgaattgacagtttttaaaattaaaaaaaaatcaaatatacattttgtttacgaaaaatacaaatctaaaaaaaaaaacaatttactttcggctcaaatagctttttaaaaattagaaatattggcttcaaacttattttatttcaaagaaaacattgtttttggtattcagtaatttttgtacaaaaatccaacagtccgttttttcataaaaaataaaatctacaaaaaattgtacgcaaatttggcaaaaattgatacgagtacatatagacaaacttttaagccagacaaatcgacagacgggatgggaagttatcagtgtgggtcgcatcctagcctcttttttcgcAATAAATCGATCTCTGTTTAAAAGATGGGTAAGATCAAACGATTAAATTCAGTTAAATGTAATTGAATACATTGTTCTTTTCAACAGAATCATTTGCTATTTTTAATCGTTgaacttattaaaattcaaacaagtTTATGCTTTAAGCTGGCAAAATCGTTCAAGATAAATGTTATTAACAATTGCCGTGTAAAAATAGCAAACTATTTGATTGTTTTCAACTGAACTGAGTAGCTTAAACAAGTTGACCCCATTTCATCTCTCCTAAAATTGTATAAGTTTCTGTGGAAAATAAACTATAGTGAACCagttaaattgaacaaaatactTAGTTAATCTTAACAAATCGACTTTGTACCTTTTAACAAATCAACTCTGTTAATTTTAACAGAGTAACTCAGTTTATTTCTATAACAAAGTAAGTTCTCTAAAATCAATCCATTGTTTTATGTTAGTTATTTTTCGGTATAAAATTAAAGTGTTGTGATTTTGTTAACTTCCATATTCCATTTATGTAACCATGTTTTTTTGTGCAGCTTTAATACTTGACTAATACTCAACTAACCTTCCCCAATTCagtttttatattgaatattttttatttttttccaaagggTGTGTTTTGTCTGCGAACATTTTTATGGAAATAACTACACTTTGTTATTCGTTTATCCCtacgttttgtttgttgttgttgttgtatctaAAATCACTCTTCTgcagaacaaaaaattgtaatgtCCGGTCCAGTCTATTTTGCTCTCGtcatgttgtttattttacatAAAGTCGCAACCACTGCAGCATGCATGAGTTGAACATTTTTCCTATCATGTTGTAGCCTTAAATTTGCTTACTTATCCTgacatttctgtcaaaaaatttatcGCGCAAAACATGAGTTCAAGTTTTGTATATTGCGATGTTTTAACATCAACCAAGGaagacacaacaacaaaaaatcatattcCAACCATAAAAGCCTCATGCACCATCCCTTATTTCCATTTCaatggacaaaaaaaaaatatggaaagaaaaatgtttaacaaactTTTCACACCCCGACAAGCAATTCTTCACAGAACCAAACAATTTATGCACTGGAATTGAATTGACAGCTAGTTTTTGCACTCCATTGCTTCCATGGCACATCACAAGCGTGTGTAGCCACACAATCGATGTTCTAGAGCAGGAAATgacactaacaaaaaaaattgtcactctGAAGCCATCCCACCTGAATCCAAAATGACAGTGGCGTGGAAGCGCGATCGATGGCAATGGCGGTTGTATCAGAGCAAGGGATGAAGGTCTGAAGGGTTCTCGACTCGAATCTTGACTCACATTACTTTCCCTCTATACTACGAGTACATAACCAGAGACCATCATCAGCACAAATCCGAAAATGCCACACAAAAATTCACTTGCAATCAATCAAGCGAGTTCCATTCGAACCACAAATGAGAATAGTCAATCTCCTGGCGAGATGGCCAAACATTTCTAGTCCATAAAATCCTCGTTCTTCTGGTGAGGCtggaggtggtggtggtggcagtGGTCTTTGCACCACCATTCTCGTCTCATTCTGGCAGTTAATTCGCACAAGAGATTGCCACTCAGCTTGGATAGCGGAAAAGTGGCCACTCAACCGATTTTCCGAGGACCTGCCGAGCAGGCAAAATAAAGAAAGAGagaaaggaaaaaaaggacCATGCCATTTGCACAAGGATTCTAAAGTATTTCTAAAGGGAGAAAGGTTTTAACGTTTTCCAAATTGACGTTTGGCTTGAGGATAAGAGGTGAGGTGAGTTTGAGTTGAGGTTGAGGGCACTGGCACATCATTGGGCCATATACTTGAGGTGTGTGCATTCTTCCGCATGATGGGGCGCAGCGCATAATTGAGAAATGTGGTGGAGTGATGGGGTGGCGATGGTTGGCTTTTTGGAATGTGCTACTTTTGTCAAGAGGCTTGGCTTTTAGTGCTGCGAATTCATTTGAATATGACTGTGTAAGAGTATACTCGTATAAGGTCTGAAAGAATTATTTTCGTGGCACTAAGGCACAAAAGCACGACAAGTCACAGGAGCTACTGATTAATGAGCTCATATCTCGGAAATAGTACCTACCTGCCTGAGCTAAAGAAGCTTTTAGAGCGATGTCATTGATCTAAAGGAAGAAAAATCGACTCGTTTTTTTCTGTTGTCCCAAGAGCAGTAAAAAGGTAATTTACCGTTATTGTTGTTTTCCAAATGGAAATGGAGTTTGTTCCTCAgggaaaatgaaagaaaagcaTTAAACCTATACGATTGAGAAGAACATACGAACTTATCGCtacaaaactgtcaaaataaagttaagaattatttttttcacttttccaCGTGAGAAGAAATGTGAATTTTATATTTCGCTGTTCCTAAGagttttgaaatagaaatatttGGATTAacatgagattttttttaaggtaaataaGACCCTGTAGTAAAGCGATTTCCacgtgaaaaattaatttccctTAGATTTTGAGGTATAGTGAcatgttattgaaaaattgatttatctTCATATTTACAATAGTTCAAtggaatgttttattttcacgtgaaaaatttatttcacatgAGTTTTGAGCAAAGGAAAAATCAATAGAAAATTGATTTGGTCTGCAAATGGTCCTAGACTAATTCTGGGAATATTtgtaagttaatttttgttcatataaaaaTGTCCATCACTTGGGATGTTAGTGAAGGCAAAATGCTAAAAGAGGATTGGCGCGTCTTTAAGTGAAATGAGTGAATAcgaaatttcaatacaaaattgatttagttaagaattctttttttacttttccacgtgagaaaaaatgtaaaatttattaatttttcatttcacgAAAATTAAGCCATTGAGTTTAACATTTCGCTGttccaaaaaattttgaaataaaaatatttgcattaacAAGAGATTTTTTAAGACCCTGTCGAAGAgcgatttaaacataaaaaattaatttccctTGGATTTTGAGTAATAGTGGAATGttaatgaaaatttgtttcacGTGAGTTTCGACCAATGCGAAGAGACATTGAAGTTGAAATGCTAATATAGAATTGGTGCGGCCTACAAAAGTGCCATGCAATAAGTAAATGGGGTTTTccactgttttttaaaattcacttcaCTTGGATTTTGAGTGAAAGCGTaactttaatagaaaatttatttggtcTACAAACTTTCGTTGAATTaagtgaaatgttttttttttcacttgagAAATAAGTTTTACTCATATTTTGcataggttttaaaaatttactttactgAATTTTGTAAAGTATTTTTTGGTCACATGAAGAATTTGTTTCACTTGTGTTTTGAGTGTAAGcgaacaaaaattggttttgcgtaatttttttttttaaattaagtgaaaTGATTATTTTCATACGAAAAATGtccttcatttgaatttttagtgAAGGCGAAATGCTAATATAGGGTTGGTGCGGTCTTTTAAATCTCCACGATTTGCGTGTATTTTCCTgcaggttttaaaaattcacatcaCTTGGATTTTGAGTGAAAacgaaattacaataaaaaattgatttggtcTTCAAGCTTTTCTTGAAttaattgaaatgttttcatttcacatAAGAAATTTGTTTCACTTAGAGTTTTCataggttttaaaaattcacttcaCTGAATTttgtaaagttgtttttatttcatatgaaaaaattgtttcacttATATTAAGAATGAAATCAGAATGTTAGAAGATAATTGGTCTAGAgtaaaatttgttcttaaattaaatttgtttttaattaatgaagTTTCTTTGCATatgaaaaatttgttccacttaTTTTAAAGGTGAAAGggaattaataatataaaattggttTGGTCCACAAAATTTTCGTTGAATTAagagacatttttatttctgatgaaaaatttgtttcacttGCATTTTGAGTAAAGAGAaaggttttgtaaatttttcttgaattattttcttacaaatgaaaaatttacTTCTCTTGGATTTAAAGTGAGCAaaagttaaatacaaaatttatttggtctTCAAACTTCCcctgaaattattgaaattgtttttacttcatgaaaaatttgtttcactttaattttttataggTTCACAAAAATTCTCTGTACTTGGATTTCCAAACGTGTTTTTTTCCATTGTAAAATTAGTTTCACTTGAATTTTtccattgatttaaaaaattcactgcacttgcattttttgaaatagatttttgtatacgccaaaaatttgtttcacttGGATCTCGAATGCAAgctaaatgttaataaattagtccaagtaaaatattattttttcgcaTGGAAAATTTGTTACACATGAGTTTTGAGTAAAGGGAAGGGAAACattcaatataaaattgatttattttgcaaatGTTTGCAGACTAATTTTGGGAACATTTGTAAGTTAATGTTTGATCATATAAAACATTTCCTTCACTTGAACTTTTAGTGAAGgcaaaatgttaataaaggaTTGGTGCGGTCAGTGCAATGTATTTTCCCGCAGGTTTTAAAAACTCACATAACATGGATTTAAAGTGAAAAcgaaattgtaataaaaaattgatttggtcTTCAAGCTTTTCTTGAATTAAGTGAAATGTTTTCATTCTACATGAGAAATTTGATTTACTTAGAGTTTTCataggttttaaaaattcacttcaCTGAAACATGAACAATTTGTTTCACTTAGATTAAgaaggaaataaaaatgtaagatcACAATTGGTGTGGAGTAAATTTGTTCTTACataaactaaaatgtttctttccatatgaaaaatttgtttcacttGGTTTTAAGATAAAAGCGaaagaataatacaaaattggtttggtcTACAAAAGTTCGTTGaattaaaagacatttttatttttgatgaaaaatttgtttcataGGTTTACGAAATTCTCTGCACTTGGATTTTTTGAGGtgttcatataaaaaattagttcTACTCAAATTTGTCCATTGGTTTTAACAATTcactttaattgaattttgtaaagtatttttttttcacatgaaaaatttgtatgactTGGATTTCGAACGAAAGcgaaatgttaataaattagtTTGGTCAAAAAATGTTCCTTGAATTTGTTTCACTTGGATTTTGAGTAAAGCGAAATGATGATGAAATAATAGAGAATTGATGTGGtctaaaaattttcaataaattaagggaattattttttcaaaggtttGAAAAATTCACTTCACTTGGCTCCTGAGTGAAAGTGaagtattaattaaaaattggcttggtttccaaaattttatgatttaagtggatttttttcacttgaaaaatttgtttcacttAAATTTTCAGTGAAGACGAAAGTCATTAGATTCgatttacaaattttctttgaatcgaacgaaattttgttgaaatttttaaaataaaaaaacaagtttttcagttttaagcatataaatatttatgatacCTCCCTAAAGCATAGGGAGCAGTAGCCCTAGTTCTAACATAAAAAGTACCAGTCTTAGGTTGGGATGGCTCGCCAcccattttgtattgtttgcccTCCTCCGGGCAACTCCATTTCCTTTCAGTCTCATCGCACAACGATCCCCAAAATCCCCGTGAACTAGTTATTGACTCGGCGAAGAATTCATACGCCCTGCTGTGTGAACAGCCATAGCCTAAGCATTTCTGATAGATTCCCTTGTTGGGGAAGAACGAAGCATGGCCAACTGGTTGAAGTAGCCCCAAATTCACACTTGTCTGAATTGACTCAACGTATTTGGCGTCGGTCATATCAATGCGGCAATCCATGTCCTTGAACCGAAATGCCGGTCCAGCTGGATCGAGAGCGAAAATCGTGTTGAACTGGGCAGGTTTAACTTGCTTCCCAGCACTGCCAGCAATTTGTGCCCCTAAACTATGACCAATCAGGTAAATGTCATCATAGTCCACACCCAGTGTTGAATGAAGATGATTTGCAAAGTTGGCCACAATTCCGCCAAAGGTCTCGATCAGCTTCACGACTTTGAGGTAATTCAGCGAGCTTGAGATCACACTCCAATCGACGATGATCACATTGAAGTCTCCGATGCTTAGGTAAGCATCCTTTATGTCACGATTTAGATCGTTTTTACTTTGACTCATCCAACCGTGAATGATTATTCTGGAATTTAATGTGAAGGGTTAGACAAATATTCCAAAACTGATTTCTTTATTGTTACCTTGTTTGATGTGAAGCATTGAAACCTGACCTCTCCATTGAATCGTCGTCTGTGCGAAGCTCTTGTCCACAAGATGGAAATGCTCTTTTATACAGATAGAACTTCATTTTGACCTCTGTACTCAGGAAGGGAACTATGTGTCGAAAAACTCTGCCCAGAAACTTGAAGTCGATGTATTTATCTAAGCCAGTTGGAGTGCTTAGGTCATGGCCACAATCATCAGTCTCACTTGTGACTAAAACTTGAAGATccgaaaatttattaaaacaaatttcgttAAAGATTAACACACAAAGTTGTTAAACTTACCCAAATGAAAAGCTAAAACTAGAATTAAAGTTGTAATTTGTAGAAAACTcataatgatgatgattgtttttttaatttaaattattaaaactattgGAGGTCGATTTGAAGTGTGTCTTACAAAATATAAGCGCAATTTGCAGTTGCAGTTTGTGCTGTGTTGTGCAGTTGCTTTAGAACTAGAATACTATGAGCTATGGAGAAGCTAGCGCTTTCTTTTATACACAAGAATCATAAACTATAAGATGCTATTATGATGTGATGCTGTGTATCTAGAATctagatgaattaaaaaatcaacagtATACACTTTAGTCATTTTGAACTTTATCGTGCCGTTGAACTTTTATAAGGTGTTACTCGTATCTCGTGTAGTtatgttttgtatgtttatgaTTCGCCATTGACAttcattttaaaggttttgttttgttaaattatctaagttattaatataaaagattttttttttaaatgtgtgaaCTATATAGAAACGGAAATTGAGGGGACTGTACTCtgtgttttattgttattgggttatttcaatattcataagtttaaaataaattatgaacaaCAACTAAATTAATCTActgattgttttgtttaaatgaaacaaGTCTTAGGTATTTAAAGTTTGAGTTGAAATGGATAACGATATATAACGTTGGTTAAATtgcatttattgtttttcatatttcatcTAAGTCTGTAGTATCCGTAGCCTGATGGTTAGCCCGTTGGATTGTCCCTTGCTAATGACAAAGATTgggcttcagctcatcttcaactcaataaaaaccaaaaagtcAGCAGACGTCGATGGTATATCCTACGCTGTACTAAGAAATTTACCGATGGAGTTAGTTGATATTTATAACACACTCttcactgaataatgcatataatCCAGTTCATTGGAGTCTCGCTGTAGTTCAACtgcaacccgtcaaatcttcggtcgataagtcgtCTTCCGAGCATCAGGAAAGTGGACCGCGGACAACACAATAATTccagataaacagttcgggttcaaggagGGCCATGACACAATTCCtactgcgtctaaactcgtttccgatatccaatggaaaaaatcaaaacaacaatgtacATGTGCTGTTCTGGTTGGTTTGGAAAAGCGTTCAGAACGGCATGAAAGGTTGATATTATTGGAATTTGAAGAGTGATTTTGACAAGACTCAGTGATATTGCGACGgttggaaactgaaaataaatgtccagaagtcggagacaattctgttctggACTTTGTTGGCTAgtgccacgagggatacgtgcaagaattgtcgcaagatggttatcgttgatcttcacggacagtgattaacgagcaaaagtgtatTGCAATACCTTGGTGTCTGGTTAGATAAGAATTTATATTTCGACCAGCTTATATCTAAGAGCCGAATcgttactattccaacgagatCCTATGTGCATGACTCGAATgaacagaattgaaaattttgtgatGAAAcccgaggtcacattgcaagagctatgtcttcgaccaacaatttaactttgggggcgttctatccgaatgacaaacattttgagaatgcaaccttgagcggcttcattttACCAGAAGTTTTCCTCTTCTTAGACAGTTGctgtctgatacaggatagatcgGCAGTTCCGcttatctaccacgtcagacgaagaaccgtggataggcaacccttgtacaaaaaaaaagtaaaataaaaaaaaaattaaaaacaaacaaaatatgggATAGTTAGGTTTGCAGCAGtgattgttctagttttaagtagtttttcgGTATAATATGTACTTAAAGCGTGTTTTAGTTAGATTTTAGGGCCGAAAGGAACTAGTATTAagtatcaagtttttgaagtacTTATTTAAAACATTCGAAAACAAACACATATATTAAGTTTGTTGAGACTCTTTTCAATACAATTCGTGATGGTTTTCCGAATCTATAAtccttttcttcaaaattcaatttgaatgtttaaagtatttcataaaattattcaaaaatcttcataatttattatcttttactagtctgaaataaatttcaatgaaacGCTATAAAATTTGtgcttaaattgtttgaaagtaatttttctaaAGAGTCTGTCgtgttgaaatatattttaagaaataaaataacttaaaccTAGAAATCAGCACCTAAAATTACATtcaaaacttgtttttaaataaaaacatgaaagtattaaattcaatttgttttcaaaatttcatataaagtCCAATAAAGAAACATATAAATAATCAGAATTTCAAACTTTCCgattatcatttaaaattttaaagaccgatattaaaaaaaagaggccgtgatgcgacccacactgataacttcccatcccgtctgtcgatttgtcttgcttaaaagtttgtctatatgtactcgtatcaatctttgccaaatttgtgtactattttttgtagattttatttttttatgaaaaaacggactgttggatttttatacaaaaattactgaatatcaaaaacaatgttttctttgaaataaaataagtttgaagccaatatctataatttttgaaaagctatttgtgtcgaaaatcaatttttaccaactttaatttttattttttaggtttttattttttgtaagaaaactgtctattgtatttttctcaacatttttcagaatgttgaaaacaatattttttataagataaattaattttgaagccttaattttaattttttgaaaagatatttgaatcgatattcaatatttaccaactatgagtaatgtttttcttagatttttattttttataaaaaaaactgttaatacgatttttttcaaaatttaaccaaatgtcaaaaacattatttttgtttgcacaaaattgttttggagatgaaatcatatttaagtcgtaaaattttggaagtgtaaaatttttttttcagtttttttgatttataaaaaaaccgttgatcggatttttttcaaaaaatatatttctttgatatcacgttacaatacattatataaaatttaattcaagctcCTTGCGCTTTtagtatttagggttaaccaaaatgttcacctttttttaaactgctatggtaaaaaaaccacccacgcaattttcttgggagcaaaaattagacatttttgattatcagacacagacaaaattttgaaaaaccaaagtaaaatatttctttataagtTTGTCTTCTGTAtcattaaaatcttttataaaagttCTAACTTGACACATTTTTAACTCCTTGCTTGTATTGTTACTAAAAACTGTTCACAAATAAGAAAAGTGACTTTACTAATTTTTCTTCTAATATTTGCTTATAACTCCTTAAACAATTTCCCATTagaacctactacaaaaattaaaatatgatttaaaatacaCACTCAACATTCTTACGGCAGTGCTGTT
This window of the Eupeodes corollae chromosome 3, idEupCoro1.1, whole genome shotgun sequence genome carries:
- the LOC129950826 gene encoding phospholipase A1-like, translating into MSFLQITTLILVLAFHLVLVTSETDDCGHDLSTPTGLDKYIDFKFLGRVFRHIVPFLSTEVKMKFYLYKRAFPSCGQELRTDDDSMERSGFNASHQTRIIIHGWMSQSKNDLNRDIKDAYLSIGDFNVIIVDWSVISSSLNYLKVVKLIETFGGIVANFANHLHSTLGVDYDDIYLIGHSLGAQIAGSAGKQVKPAQFNTIFALDPAGPAFRFKDMDCRIDMTDAKYVESIQTSVNLGLLQPVGHASFFPNKGIYQKCLGYGCSHSRAYEFFAESITSSRGFWGSLCDETERKWSCPEEGKQYKMGGEPSQPKTGTFYVRTRATAPYALGRYHKYLYA